A window of Novosphingobium terrae contains these coding sequences:
- a CDS encoding tautomerase family protein has product MPFTRISLLAGKPPAHLAAIADSLNRAMVEGFEVPETDQFVAIHQHQPGELIFDRHYGGGPRSDDFVLFHITTGRVRSQDVQQDFYRQLVARLAINPGLRPEDVMIVIVNSTFDNFSFASGIAASTIPAGQPRQSG; this is encoded by the coding sequence ATGCCATTCACAAGAATTTCACTGCTGGCAGGAAAACCTCCTGCTCATCTCGCCGCCATCGCTGACAGTCTGAACCGCGCGATGGTCGAGGGTTTCGAAGTTCCCGAGACCGATCAATTCGTCGCGATCCACCAGCATCAACCAGGCGAGCTTATCTTTGACCGCCACTATGGCGGCGGACCGCGCTCGGATGATTTCGTGCTTTTCCATATCACCACGGGCCGCGTCCGATCGCAGGACGTGCAGCAGGATTTCTATCGGCAACTGGTTGCCAGGCTGGCGATCAACCCCGGCCTGCGGCCCGAGGATGTGATGATCGTCATCGTGAATTCCACCTTCGACAACTTTTCTTTCGCCTCTGGCATCGCAGCTTCAACAATTCCGGCAGGACAGCCTCGGCAAAGCGGATAG
- a CDS encoding MarR family winged helix-turn-helix transcriptional regulator: protein MRKPQSDPSLPGPGEAKRGESGYLGYLLRQAAGAYRHRMDRALTDLEVTPPQFAVMTMIKAYPGISNADLARLTLLTPQTVSVIVANLERAQTIRRVPHNAHGRILQIELTPEGLLLLQQCRERVQNLEKEISEMLSEADQAAIRRWLVHVARTES from the coding sequence ATGCGCAAGCCTCAGAGTGATCCTTCCCTTCCAGGCCCCGGAGAGGCCAAACGCGGTGAGAGCGGCTATCTGGGTTATCTGCTCCGTCAGGCCGCAGGTGCCTATCGCCATCGTATGGATCGAGCCCTGACGGACCTCGAGGTCACACCTCCGCAATTCGCGGTGATGACGATGATCAAAGCCTATCCGGGCATTTCCAATGCGGATCTCGCTCGCCTTACCCTGCTGACGCCTCAGACGGTAAGTGTCATTGTCGCCAACCTCGAACGCGCCCAAACGATACGCCGTGTGCCACACAACGCTCATGGACGTATCCTGCAAATCGAATTGACGCCGGAAGGTTTGTTGTTGTTACAACAATGCCGGGAGCGCGTGCAGAATCTTGAAAAGGAAATTTCAGAAATGCTGTCAGAAGCAGATCAAGCGGCAATCCGGCGATGGCTGGTCCATGTCGCTCGAACCGAAAGTTAG
- a CDS encoding cupin domain-containing protein, producing MPKLDLAAISATNYTNYPAPFDVPVQGRWSKRLALAGGLQSLGASHVVLKPGAWSAQRHWHSGEDELIVMLTGLAVLIEDGGRTTLGPGDIATFPADVANGHHIINEGTEDCSYLAVSAGPDKGGIYPDIDMLWNDQGCYLHKDGTPYPI from the coding sequence ATGCCAAAACTTGATCTCGCAGCCATTTCTGCTACGAACTACACGAATTATCCGGCGCCGTTCGACGTGCCTGTACAAGGTCGGTGGAGCAAGCGTCTGGCGCTGGCGGGTGGACTCCAGTCGCTTGGCGCAAGCCATGTTGTGCTGAAGCCTGGCGCTTGGTCCGCGCAGCGACATTGGCATAGCGGCGAGGATGAACTTATCGTTATGCTGACAGGTCTTGCGGTGCTGATTGAAGATGGGGGCCGCACCACGCTTGGGCCTGGCGATATTGCTACCTTTCCGGCCGACGTTGCCAATGGCCATCACATCATCAATGAGGGTACGGAGGATTGCTCCTATCTGGCGGTTAGTGCCGGCCCCGATAAAGGGGGTATCTATCCTGATATCGACATGCTTTGGAATGATCAGGGATGTTATCTGCACAAGGATGGAACGCCTTATCCCATTTAA